In Ipomoea triloba cultivar NCNSP0323 chromosome 7, ASM357664v1, a single genomic region encodes these proteins:
- the LOC116024906 gene encoding uncharacterized protein LOC116024906, with protein sequence MLMEYTPLKRPLNFKIPRFHTRTRTSVFSPPPAAANCRTIYQLSLKMESPAVSRLATIQRHLTSSTSVKGCYDGLIKISPKVSEALAHGRPVVALESTIISHGMPYPQNLETAKQVEEIVSSNGAEPATIAILDGIPCIGLSMEELERLAILGSKARKTARRDIAHVVATKGNGATTVSATMFFASMAGIPIFVTGGVGGVHRHGENTMDVSSDLTELGRTPVAVISAGVKSILDIPRTLEYLETQGVCVAAYQTNEFPAFFTEASGCKAPCRVDTPEDCARLIDASTKLGLQTGILIAVPIPKEHSASGSLIESAIQRALLEAEEKNITGNAQTPFLLARVNELTGGASLASNIALVKNNALIGAKIAVFLAQLRCHT encoded by the exons atgttgATGGAATACACACCCCTAAAACGCcctttaaatttcaaaatccCGAGGTTTCACACTAGGACTAGGACTTCCGTCTTCTCTCCTCCACCGGCGGCGGCGAATTGCCGTACGATTTATCAGTTATCCCTCAAAATGGAGTCTCCAGCTGTGTCGAGGCTAGCAACCATCCAGAGGCACTTAACTAGTTCGACTTCAGTCAAG gGTTGCTATGATGGGTTGATTAAGATATCCCCTAAAGTTTCTGAAGCATTAGCACATGGACGACCAGTTGTTGCACTTGAATCTACTATTATCTCTCATG GAATGCCTTATCCTCAAAATCTGGAAACAGCAAAACAGGTGGAGGAAATTGTGAGTTCAAATGGAGCTGAACCTGCCACTATTGCTATTTTGGATGGCATACCGTGCATAG GTTTGAGTATGGAAGAATTGGAGAGGCTGGCAATCCTAGGAAGCAAAGCTCGAAAGACAGCTCGTAGAGATATTGCACATGTT GTGGCTACTAAAGGAAATGGTGCAACTACTGTTTCTGCAACAATGTTTTTTGCTTCTATG GCTGGGATTCCTATATTTGTAACTGGTGGTGTTGGAGGAGTGCATAGACACGGAGAGAATA CAATGGATGTATCTTCTGACCTTACTGAGCTTGGAAGGACTCCTGTAGCTGTAATCTCAGCTGGTGTCAAGTCAATATTAGATATTCCAAGAACTCTCGAGTATTTG GAAACTCAAGGGGTTTGTGTTGCTGCTTATCAGACCAATGAATTTCCTGCTTTCTTTACAGAAGCCAGTGGCTGCAAG GCACCATGTCGGGTAGATACACCAGAAGACTGTGCTCGACTAATTG ATGCAAGCACTAAACTCGGGCTTCAAACTGGGATATTAATAGCAGTCCCTATACCAAAAGAACATTCTGCTTCAGGAAGCTTAATTGAATCTGCAATACAAAGAGCTCTTCTAGAGGCTGA GGAAAAAAACATTACAGGAAATGCTCAAACCCCATTCTTGCTGGCTAGAGTAAATGAACTAACTGGAGGAGCTTCTCTAGCTTCTA ATATTGCACTTGTCAAAAACAATGCACTTATTGGTGCTAAAATTGCTGTTTTCCTAGCTCAGCTCCGCTGTCATACTTGA